The DNA sequence CGAAAGTGTACGCATTACGGGTTGCAGCAGGCCGAAAAAATGGCAGCCGCCCTGGCTCGTGCTGGTGTGACAGTAGTGAGTGGACTGGCACGGGGCATCGATCAGGCCGCTCATCGGGGCGCTCTCAAAGCCGGAGGCCGAACGATCGCCGTAATGGCAACCGGGCTCTCCCATATTTATCCTCCCGAGCATCGCGAACTATCCGAGCAGGTCTCCGCTCAGGGGGCCCTGGTGACGGAGTTCCCCCTCGACCAGGCTCCCGTGGCCGGACTGTTTCCACAGCGTAACCGGATTATCAGCGGACTGTCGATGGGCGTGCTGTTGATTGAAGCGGGGCGTAAAAGTGGCGCCCTGCATACAGCCCGCCATGCTTACGAACAGGGGCGAGACGTATTCGCCGTTCCGGGACGAATAGATCACCCGGCGAGTGCCGGCTGTCATGATCTGATTCGCGATGGCGCCATGCTTGTTCGCAGCGTAGATGATGTACTGGAAGGCTTGAGTCCCGCTAAAACTCCGGTGAAGGTCTCAGAAAACCGTGAAGTGCATACGCCGCGCGAACTCTCTCTGAGCGATTTTGAACGGGATGTGCTGAATTTGGTCACACTCGAGCCACAGCATTTGAATGAAATCGTGCAATCCAGTAATCTCGACTCGTCCCGCATTCTTTCCACCTTGACGGTTCTGGAAATGCGGAAGGTCGTTAAACGTCTGCCGGGT is a window from the Gimesia benthica genome containing:
- the dprA gene encoding DNA-processing protein DprA; amino-acid sequence: MPAESSESDQLLLDQIQLNLIQGVGPRIRRSLLDQFGTPSQILNAPRQDLLNVPGIGEKLANAIIYRTAKSTAEEELQRCRAAGYQLLFEESDDYPSLLREMPDPPALLYCKGEILPEDELAVAIVGSRKCTHYGLQQAEKMAAALARAGVTVVSGLARGIDQAAHRGALKAGGRTIAVMATGLSHIYPPEHRELSEQVSAQGALVTEFPLDQAPVAGLFPQRNRIISGLSMGVLLIEAGRKSGALHTARHAYEQGRDVFAVPGRIDHPASAGCHDLIRDGAMLVRSVDDVLEGLSPAKTPVKVSENREVHTPRELSLSDFERDVLNLVTLEPQHLNEIVQSSNLDSSRILSTLTVLEMRKVVKRLPGGFLVRATG